The Tautonia plasticadhaerens nucleotide sequence CGCCCGCACCGCCGAACCGCTGGATGACAGCGAGGTCGATCGAGTCGTCCGCAACGCCTACCGTCACGTCCACGCCAAGGGGATGCCTCGGGGGACGCTGCTCAACGTCGTCCACGAGCCATACCAAGAGCCGGAGGGGGAGATCTTCTCTCTCGCCCGGCTCAGGGAGTCACTCGCCGAGGCCCGGCTTGAGGGCCTCGGGAAGCCCGGCTCCGTCTTCTACGACGGCTCGATGACCGGCGTGGGCAAGTCAACGGCGGACCGGGCTGCGATGCTCGAAGCGGGCAAGAGCCTGACCGTCCTGCCCACCCACCACGCCTGCGAGGAGCTGGCCCAGGCACTCGCCGGGGCCGGGCTGGACGCCGCCTCCTACCCGCCCATCGACGCATCGACCTGCCGGAAGTTCGAGTCTGATGGCGGCTCCGGGGAAGCCCGTATGGCACTGGACGCCGGCCTGAACGTCGGCGAGGCCGTCTGCCCGGATTGCCCGCACCAGCGGTCCTGCGAGTACCAGCGGCGACGGGAACGGGCACGAAACGCCGCCCACGCCGTCGCCACCCACGCTCGGGCCTCCAGCGGCGGGTTCTCCATCGCCGAGGGCAGGCCCGTCGTCTTCATCCACGAAGACCCGCTGGCCCTGCTGCGTCCCATGGTCAAGGTGACGGCCAGGCCCGTCGGCCCGCAGGCGTCCCACGTGGATCACCTGCGTCAGGTGGTCCGGCTCGCCAGGGCCGCCGTGGAGGTCTCCGAGCAGTTGGGCGACGTGCAAAAGGTGGTATTTACCCGCCACCTGGCCCGGTCCGCTCAGGGACTCGTCGTGGAGCTGGAAGATCAAGCCGTCGTCGAACACTTCCGAGCCGCCGAGCGGGACGGGGCGAAGTCGGAATTGCCGAGGGTGAGGGCGATCCCAAGCAAGGAGCCGATCCGGCGACCGGAACGCTGCGACTACCTGCTCTACCGTGCCATGCGAGCCTCGGGCATCGACCCGGACAGGGACGCCCTGCGCCTGGCCCTGGCCCACGCCTGCGGGGAGCTGGCCCACCTCTGCGTGGTCGTCGAGGACACGTACACGAAGGCGAAGGACGGGGAGACCGGCGGCAGGCGGGATTACCACAAGGCGCTGGTCGGCGTGTGGAAGGTCGATCCGCCCGAGGGGGCCGTCGCCTGGTTCGAGGACGCCACCGGCGACCGGGCGCTCCTGGAGGAGATGCTCGGGCGGCCCGTCCAGGACCGCACCCCCGCCGGGAGGCCGGAATATCGAGTCCCGCCCGTGCAGTACACGTCGGCGGACGTGACCCAGAAGACCTCGGAGAACGTCGTCCGGGGCCTCGTCCGGGGCCTCATCGCCGGGCATCCCGACGCCCGGAAGGTCGGCGTGATCACGCACCGGGGCCACCTGGCGGCGCTGGAATCGCTGGAGCCGTCCTGGTCGAGTCGCATCGCCCGCAAGGAGTACTTCCGCTCGGGGAAGGACCGGGCCAGCAATTCATGGATGGACTGCGACCTGATCCTGGTCCTCGGCACTCCCCGTGTGCCCCCCGCAGCCGTGCGGGACTGGCTTGTTCGCACCGGGCGGATCGACGCAGCCGGCAAGGACGGGGGCTGGGGAAATCGCCGCTGGGAGGGGAAGGCGGCGGAGGGGTCGCTGATCCGGGTCGATGGGCACGGCTACGCCGACCCGTCGTGGCGATCGATGAACAACTCGTTGGTGAGGGCGTCCCTGCTCCAGGCGGTAGGTCGGGGGCGAGGCGTCACCGAACAGGGCGTCCCCGTCGTGGTCGTCAGCGACGAGAACCTGGGCCTGCCCCTCTCGGCGATCCCCGTCCCGGAGATCAAGGACTCCGAGGCCCGTACCTTCTCGGCCTTCCGGGAGCTAACGGCAATAAACGCTAAATATGATATTGTAGGAGAAATTGCCGTTACGGCCGCCGAGCTTGCTCGACACCTGGGTGATGTCAAGGAACGGCAGGTACGCAATCACCTCACCCATCTCACCCAACTGGGTCTGCTCGCCAAGAAGGGGGAACGGGGCGGTTGGACGCTGGCACGGTGACCGAGGCGGTCCTGGACCGAGCCCCTCGGGCCTCTTTCGCCGCACTTCGCCCCGACGCACCGGGGCCTTGATCACCCGATGCTTGCGGCATTCCCAGTCTCGCAAGACGATCAGGGCCACCGGGCCAACTCGCTATCCCGATCGCCATCCACAGCCTTGGAGCGGATGGTGAGTGAGGCATCGAGGTCATAGCGGTTATCAACGGGCGGATCGATCCGGCTTTCCGACTTTCCGGCGATTATCAACCGATTGGCGACGAGCCCCGGTTGATAACGATGGCTGAAAGGCGGGCCGGGTGCTGATGCGGCCCCCGGCCCGCCCCGTGCTCACGCCCCGACGAGCCACGAATCCATGCGGCGTCGGTACTCGGCCTGGGCGTCCCGCATCCGCCGCAGGGCCAGATGATAATAGGGCTCGTGGACCTCGAACCCGAGGTGGCGGCGGTGGTTCAGCAGGGCCATCTTGCACGTCGTCGCCGCCCCGCAGAAGGGGTCGAGGATGAGTTCGCCGGGGCGGGACCAGGAGACGATGTGCTCCAGGGCCATCTTCTCGGGCATGAGCGCCGGGTGGCCCTTGAGGGCGTAGTGGTCCTTCGTGGAGACGTTGCGGCCCACGGCGTAGCTCCATACAGCCCCCCGGACGCCGAAGGCTGGGACTGTCTTCGCTCCACCTGCCTTCTCCAGGAAGCCGTCAGTCCGCCGCTTGGTGAAGGCTTGAGTTTTGCCTGCGTGGCGATTCGGTCGGTCCCGGAGGAGTTGTAGGGTCTTCGGCTTACCCTTGGAGAGGATGATGGCGTATTCGAGGGGATGGCCGTAGCGGTTCCTCCCCGGCCAACGGCAGCCGATCCGATCCATCACCATCGTGTGATGGAGCCGGAACCCGACCTCCTGGAAGTAGAGCCGCTGTCGGGAGCTGTCGCCCGTCTCCCCCTTGCCTCGGGGGGCCTGCTCCCGGACGACCCAGACGACCACGCCGCCCGGCTTGGTCAGCCGGAACAGCTCCTCGGCGACGGCCCGGAACTTGGTGAAGTCGAAAGCCTGCCCCCCGTAGGTGCGGATCTCGCCGTAGGGCGGCGAGGTCAGGGTCATGTCGATGCAGCCGTCGGGCAGCCGCCGCATCCCATCGACGCAATCGCAGCGGATGATCCGGTCGAGGTACTTCGGTGCCGTCTTCTTCACGATTGGTTCTCCAGGTTGATGGTGTCGGGCAGGTTGATAATGGCGGAGCTTCCACGCCCCTCGGGGGCCAGTCCCCCGAGGGCTTCACGGCCACGACTTGCAGCTCGGCTCAGGCCCCGAGCAGGTCGGTGTCCAGGCGGCGTCGGTACTCGGCGTGGGCGTCCCGCATCCGCCGCAGGGCGATCTGGTGGTACTGCGGGTTGATCTCGAAGCCGAGGTAGCGGCGGTGATTGAGGAGGGCCATCTTGCAGGTGGTCGCCGCACCGCAGAACGGGTCAAACAAGAGGTCGCCCGGATTGGACCAGGACAGGATGTGGTCCTCGGCCATCCGCTCGGGCATGAGGGCCGGGTGGTCGAAGGCGTAGCGGTCCCTCGTGGTCGTCCGGCCCCCCGCCGGGTAGGTCCAGACCGCCGAACGGACGCCGAGGGCCGAGATCGGCCTGCCCTTCACCGACGGCAGCGGGCGCTCCCGCTGGGCCAGCGGCCGGGGGGCATCCGTGTAGACCAGGCCCGCCTGACGGTTGGGCTTGTCCCGGAGCAGGTTGACGGTCCGGGGCCTGCCCTTGGACAGGATGAAGGCGTACTCCAGCGAGTCGCCGTACCGGACCCTGGCGGGCCACCGGCTGCCGGACCGGGCCATGATCATCGTGTGATAGACCTTGAAGCCGACCTCCCGGAAGAAGAGCTTCTGCCGGGCGCTGGTGCAGCTCTCGCTGTGATCCCCGATGCCGTCGGCGACGACCCAGGCGACGACACCGCCGGGCATCGTGATGCGGTGCAGCTCCTGGGCGACGGACCGGAAGGTCTCGTCGTCGAATGTGTGTCCGCCGTAGGCCCGGACGTGATCGTAGGGCGGGCTGGTGACGGTCAGCGGGATGCAGTCGCCGGGCAGCGTCCGCATGCCTTCCACGCAGTTGCCCAGGACGATTCGGTCGATCAGGCTCAGGTCGCTCTCGTTCATGGATAGCCTCGTTTCATTCGGTGAAGACGAACCCTCTACGTCTCCTCGGAGTCCATCTCCGAGGGGCCTCACTGCGACGACGGGGTGACCGGCTCAGGCCCCGGCGAGCCAGGCGTCGAGCCGCCTGCGGTACTCGGCGTGGGCGTCCCGCATCCGCCGCACGGCGAGCCGGTAGTACGGGCGGTGGGCCTCGAATCCGAGGTAATGCCGGTGGTTCAGCAGCGCCATCTTGGCGGTTGTGCCGCTGCCCAGGAACGGGTCGAGGATGAGGTCACCGGGCCGGGACCATGAGACGATGTGGTCCGTCGCCATCGCCTCGGGCATCAGGGCCGGGTGCTCGAAGGCGTACCGATCACGGGTCGTGCCCCCGAAGCCGGCCAGGTACTCCCAGACCGGCCCCTTGAGGCCCATGGCTGGGACCGTCTTGAACCGGGGCGACATCCGCTGCCCACCATCCCGACGCCTCGCTCGGTACTGGTAGAGCTTGCCGGCGTGCTTGTTCGGCCTGTCCCGGAGCAGGTGGACCGACCGGGGGCGTCCCTTCGAGAGCACGAAGGCGTACTCGACCTTCCCGTAGTGGTTGACGCCGAACCAGCGGCCTCCCGTGCGGGCCATGACGAGGATGTCGTGGAGGCGGAAGCCGATCTCCTGGAAGTGGAGGGCCTGGCGGAAGCTCGTCCCCGTGTGGCCTCCCCTGATCTCGTCGGCGACGACCCAGACGACGACACCGCCGGGCATCGTGACCCGCCACAGCTCTCGGGCGACCCGCCCGAACGTCTCGTGGTCGAACCGGTGCCCGCCGTACACCCGGTGGCCGTCGTAGGGCGGGCTGGTGAGCGTCATGGGGACGCAGCCGTCCGGCAGCATCTCCATCCCGGAGACCGCATCGACGCAGCAGATCCGGTCGGTAAACTCCCCGCCCTCCACGATGGCGGCGCCGGGCGGGGCCTCCGGCACGTTGGTGGCAACTCCCGACACGTCGGACTCGAACATGACTCCACCTCCAGGTTGAGTGACGAAGATCCCGACCGAGGCACCCAGCACGCCCGACGGCCTCGCCAATACGACGTATGTCATAGGGCTGGTGGCACGGCGAGCTGACCGCCGCCCCCCGACCGTCGGGGGGAGGAGTCGCTCGGAGGAGCTGCCGGGTCAGGCGGCCTCGGCCACCGGGGCGACATCGCCCTTGATCCGCAGGAGCGTGGCCATGGCCCGGTCGATCAGGGCGTGGGCCTCGTCGCCCAGGTCGCCGCCCCGGATGTCCCGCTCCAGGGTCTCCAGCCGCCGAGCGATGATCAGGAGCGTCTCTGTCGCCGGGGGCGTGGTCGGGTCGGCCTGGGGCTCCTCCACCTCCCCGTCCTGGCCCGCCTCGGACAACTCCGGGCCGGGGGCCGTGGCGGACTCCTTGCCGTCCTGATCGGAAGCCAGCCGGAGGTCGAGCGACTGCGGGGGCGTGTCCTCGGTGGAGGCCGGGCTGCCCGACAAGGGGGCCGTGCCGACCGCCTCGGGGGCCTCGCCGCCCCCGGCATGGCCCTGCTGCGGCTGCACCTGCTTTGGCTTGGTGATGCCGTACTTCTTGAGGGCCTGGGTGCGGGTCAGCCCGGCGACCGCCTCCTCGCCCTCGGCCTCTTCGTAGAGGCGGATCGCCTGCCAGGCCGAGGTGATCGAAATGCCGTTGTCCCTCTGCCAGCGGGTCCAGGCCCGATTGCCCTTGCCCTTGAGCTTCTTGCGGGCGCACCAGAGCGCCCGACCGGCCCGGTAGAAGGTGACCGTGGAGCGTCGGGCCAGGCCCACCGCCTCGGCCTGGAGCTGGCGGGAGTCGCCGATCTCCTTGCTGGCGATGGCCGCCAGCTCCTCCAGGGTCATCCCTTCCAGGGCCGCCAGCCCCGAATCTTCACGATCCGAAGAAATCCTTCCGTCGATCGCCCGCCCCTCGCACTCACGCCCGTGCCCACCAGTACTGGAGTTGTTCACCATCGCCCTACCTCCGGGATTCGAGCCCGTCGTGGGGTCACTCGCCCCGCCGACGGTCGTGCCCGGTGGTGTCATCCCCTCTCGGTGAGCTGTGGTCCCAGTCGTGATCCCCTCGCATCCCGTCCCGCTGTCGTCGCTGCTCATGTTGCGAACCATCGTCCGTCCCTCCAAGGTTCGAGCCCGTCGTGGGGTCACTCGCCCCGCCGACGGTCGTGCCCGGTGGTGTCATCCCCTCTCGGTGAGCTGTGGTCCCAGTCGTGATCCCCTCGCATCCCGTCCCGCTGTCGTCGCTGCTCATGTTGCGAACCATCGTCCGTCCCTCCAAGGTTCGAGCCCGTCGTGGGGTCGTTCGCCCCGTCCGACGGTCTAACCCGGTGGTGTCAATGCTCATTGGCGAGTCGTGATCCGAGTTGCGATCTTGCAGCTCTCGATCGTGAAGGCGGGCCGTGCCCATTCTTCACTCGGTGAAGAATCGGCATCATGTCGCCCCCGGTGTCACGCCACGCTCGTCGCCACTGGCGGGGTGTGGCACCAGCACGCCCGGTCCCGCTTGCACATTTGCGGAGTTGCAAAGTGCAAAACTGCAACGCCTACCCGCCGGAACGATCGAGGTCTCGCTTGCGACGGTAGAGCGAATCGGGGCTGCTCCCCACAAGCCGATTCCACTCTGCATCCCGCTGGGCCTTGTCGTCGGGGAACCGCTCGAACAGCTCTTGGGCGACCTTTCGCTCCCTGGCGAGCCGGGCGGCCCGCCCTTCGTGCCTGGGCCGGTCCTCGCCCACGAGCCTCTTCAGGCTCGACCGCACCAAGTCCTGCCAGGTCCGGTTCGCCTTGCCATGGAGGTCCAGGCGGTAGTCCTGCCACGCCTTGTTCATGGCCCGCAGGTCGAGCCGGTGGTCGCAGGCACGGGTCTCGGCGATGACGAACTCGGCGACTTCGAGGCATTCTCCCGGCGACACGTCCTCGAAGCCCTTGAGGGCCTGCGACCTCATGAAGGCGGCGATCATCTCGTCGCTCGGCTCGTGCTCCAGCCGGGCGACCCGGCTGGCCACGGCGTCGGCCAGCGGGTCACGACCCAGCGGCAGGTTGCTGATGGCGATGACGCCTCCGCTGAACTCGAACGACTTGCGCTCGTCCCTGGTCGTGTAGGTGACGGTGCGGCCCTGGCCCGGCCTGCCGCCGAGGGCGGCCATGAGGATCTGGAGGGCGGCGTCCTGGCCGAACAGGGTATGGATATCGTCCAGGACGACGACGTGCTCGGGGTGCTCCTCCAGGAGGCAGTAGAGCCCCATCGGGCTCATCCGGCTGTTGCGGTACGTCCACGGCGTATCGAGCCGCTCCAGCGTCTCATGCACGGTGAAGGTCTTCGACGACCCCGGCCTGCCGACGAGGTAGGCCCCGGCCTGATAGCGGTCGGCCACGCTCCGGGTGCGGTCCCGGATCAGGTCCAGCATCGCCTCGAACTCGTCGAGGCATGCCCGGTCCTCCTCGGAGAGGATCAGGGTCCGGCCTGACTGCGTGATGATCTCGCTGCTCGTCGTCGTGCTCATCGGCCCTCCTCTGTCTCTGGATTTGTCCCACCTGACGACCCGCCCGGTGGTGTCAGCCGACGTAGACCGGCTGCGATCCCAGTCGTGATGTCCCCAGGAAGGGTGGGGCGAATCGACCGCCTGAATCCCCGGCGTATCGACTGTCCGATCCGTGAGGCGGTCGCCCCCTTCACGGCCTGCCCGGTGGTGTCAGTCCCTGCCGACGGGTCGTGGTCCGAGTCGTGATCCGCCCCCTGGCCACGCCGCCGGGGGTCGATTACGATGGGTGAGTTCACGAGGCTCGTGCGAGGGGCCGTTCGATGGAGAACGAGCGGAAGTGGCGGAAGATCCGGTTCGCCAGGCACCTGAGCGGCCTGATCAAGGGCACGGGGCTGAGCCGCACCCAGTTCGCCGAGCGGGCGAAGGTGCCCTTCCCCTGGCTCCAGCGGGCCACGACCGAGGGAATCACCCGGTTGGACTGCCGGGGCCGAGAACACCTGGACAAGATCGCCCGATGGTTCGGCGTCAACGATGTGGACCGGCTCTGGGACCGGGACTTCGTGGCGCCGCCGCCCTGGAACACGAGGGAGGCCCGAGCGGGCCGGTTCGCCGAGGACTTGAGGCGGCTGGTCCTCGAACGGGGCGAGGACGCCGAGCCGGTCAGGACCGTGCTGAGGCTGATCCGGGAGGCCGGAGGGCCGCAGGACGAGGATCGACACGACGTGGAGACCGCCGCCCACGCCTGATATAGAGGCTGTCGGTCATCGGCAGGGCGGCCTCGCCGTTGAGTCGGTCGAAGGGGCTGACACCGTTGTCGAGCAGCAGGTGCTCGTCGTAGAGGTCGTTCGGCACGTCCACCGTGCGGTCCTCGTCCCCGAGGAAGCCGTTGAGCGACAGCAGGGAATCTCCCCGCTGGCCCCGAAGCCAGGCGAAGAACTCCGGGAAGTCGATCATGCCGGAGTAGTACTTGCCGTCCTCGTTGAGATACGGCGGGTCGAGGTACAGGAGGTCGCCGGGAGCCGACGAGACCTCCCGGTAGTCCCGCACGGCGAAGCGGACCGGCCTGGTCCCCAGCCTACGCCACCAGTCCGCCAGGACGGCCTCGACCGTCTCGGGGTCCATCCCCGGCCTGGCCCCGTGGAAGCCGGAGTTGAACAGGCCGTCCCGGTTGAAGCGGACCAGGCCGTTGCGGCAGGTCCGCAGGAGGAAGAAGAAGAGGTAGGGGTCGCCGGTGCGATTGAACCGGTCCCGGACCTCGTAATAGCGGGCCTTCCCCTGGGATCGGAGCGTGGCCCAGCCCTCGGCGTACTTGCGGACCAGGCCGTCAGGGTCGTCCCGGACGACCTGCCAGAGTTCGATCAGCGACACGCAGGTGTCGCCGCACTCGATGCGATCGACTTGGATGTCGCTGCCGAGCAGCTCGTAGAGGACGGCCCCGCCGCCGAGGAAAGGCTCCTGGTAGGTGGCGATCCGGCGGGGGAAGTGCTCGACGATCCGCCTGGCCTGACGCCGCTTGCCGCCCGTCCATTTGACGAGGACGTGCTGGAGGTGGGTCTTCTCGCTCGGCTCGGGATCGTCCGCTCTCCCCATGGGGAGCAACTCCGTTGGCGGGATATGAGGCGGGGCCGCTCAAATCATCCCAAGATCGTTCCTCACAGGTCCGCCGAATCGCCCCGATCCGCCGGCTGGATCTGCGTGATGACCTGCGAGCGTAGCCACGCCAGCGCCTCGAAGAAGATCTCCTCGGACGGCGTAACGTAATGTTTCTCCCCCAGCGACTTGGGCGAGTGGGCCAGGAAAAAAGGGTAGAACCGGCCGTAGTCCTTGTGCTTCTCCAGGATGTCGGCGGAAGTCTTCCTGAAAACCTTCAGCGGCTTGTCGATTCCGACCCGCTTGCGGAGGTTGCGGTACGCCTGGGCGATGAGGTCGTATCGGTCGAGGTCGCCGTCGGCCGCCGTATACTTGACCAGGGGGTTGCCGTCGTCCGAGAGCAAGACCCTCTCCCCGTGCCGGTTCCCGAACCGGGCGAGCAACTCCAGCGTCTCCGGCCACAGCTGGTAAGTGACCACCAGCCCGCCCTTTCGCCGCTTGCTCCGCCTCCTGGTGATGACGCCCCGCTCCCAGTCCACCTCCGACGGCTTCAGGTCGCTGATGTCCGACTGGTACATCCCGCAGTTCAGCATCAGCAACAGGAACAGCCTGGTCCGCTCCGAGTACCCGTCGCACCCCTCCAGGAGCCGACGCACCTCGTCATTGGTGAAGCGGGGGATCGCCTTCGGCGTGTCGTCGAAGGTGAAGTCCCGTGACCGGATGTTCCCCGGAAGTGGGATCAAGTCCAGCTCCGCCATCCGGCTGATGAAGTTCCTTGCGGCCCCGAAGAGGGACCGGGCATACGCCGCCGAGAACCGGCCCGACCCGATCTGGGCACAGAGCCATCCGTGGTAGTCCCGCAGCCTGGGGGCGGTGACCTCGGCGATGTCGGTCCCCGGCCTGATC carries:
- a CDS encoding primase C-terminal domain-containing protein, with translation MNHPSGVVTTWRAALEGGQRACRVVAGHPLNIYCSANPRSRHGGSSRNDVRLARCLFSDLEHIGVEAAVESALGAGLPPPTMTVGSGHGVHLYWRLLEPIIDLSLWTVIQKLLIRALGSDPGIHDPARVMRLPGFMNVNGDPAPATIAEADPSRRYELDEILSALPPLGPSPELPGPARSASPAAKTFPLFGEEHQTNLQARMTAYLEEVEPPSDGERNIRLFGQAARLVEKYDPEEDDLLAAIGMLNARTAEPLDDSEVDRVVRNAYRHVHAKGMPRGTLLNVVHEPYQEPEGEIFSLARLRESLAEARLEGLGKPGSVFYDGSMTGVGKSTADRAAMLEAGKSLTVLPTHHACEELAQALAGAGLDAASYPPIDASTCRKFESDGGSGEARMALDAGLNVGEAVCPDCPHQRSCEYQRRRERARNAAHAVATHARASSGGFSIAEGRPVVFIHEDPLALLRPMVKVTARPVGPQASHVDHLRQVVRLARAAVEVSEQLGDVQKVVFTRHLARSAQGLVVELEDQAVVEHFRAAERDGAKSELPRVRAIPSKEPIRRPERCDYLLYRAMRASGIDPDRDALRLALAHACGELAHLCVVVEDTYTKAKDGETGGRRDYHKALVGVWKVDPPEGAVAWFEDATGDRALLEEMLGRPVQDRTPAGRPEYRVPPVQYTSADVTQKTSENVVRGLVRGLIAGHPDARKVGVITHRGHLAALESLEPSWSSRIARKEYFRSGKDRASNSWMDCDLILVLGTPRVPPAAVRDWLVRTGRIDAAGKDGGWGNRRWEGKAAEGSLIRVDGHGYADPSWRSMNNSLVRASLLQAVGRGRGVTEQGVPVVVVSDENLGLPLSAIPVPEIKDSEARTFSAFRELTAINAKYDIVGEIAVTAAELARHLGDVKERQVRNHLTHLTQLGLLAKKGERGGWTLAR
- a CDS encoding DNA-methyltransferase, encoding MKKTAPKYLDRIIRCDCVDGMRRLPDGCIDMTLTSPPYGEIRTYGGQAFDFTKFRAVAEELFRLTKPGGVVVWVVREQAPRGKGETGDSSRQRLYFQEVGFRLHHTMVMDRIGCRWPGRNRYGHPLEYAIILSKGKPKTLQLLRDRPNRHAGKTQAFTKRRTDGFLEKAGGAKTVPAFGVRGAVWSYAVGRNVSTKDHYALKGHPALMPEKMALEHIVSWSRPGELILDPFCGAATTCKMALLNHRRHLGFEVHEPYYHLALRRMRDAQAEYRRRMDSWLVGA
- a CDS encoding DNA-methyltransferase produces the protein MNESDLSLIDRIVLGNCVEGMRTLPGDCIPLTVTSPPYDHVRAYGGHTFDDETFRSVAQELHRITMPGGVVAWVVADGIGDHSESCTSARQKLFFREVGFKVYHTMIMARSGSRWPARVRYGDSLEYAFILSKGRPRTVNLLRDKPNRQAGLVYTDAPRPLAQRERPLPSVKGRPISALGVRSAVWTYPAGGRTTTRDRYAFDHPALMPERMAEDHILSWSNPGDLLFDPFCGAATTCKMALLNHRRYLGFEINPQYHQIALRRMRDAHAEYRRRLDTDLLGA
- a CDS encoding DNA-methyltransferase; translated protein: MFESDVSGVATNVPEAPPGAAIVEGGEFTDRICCVDAVSGMEMLPDGCVPMTLTSPPYDGHRVYGGHRFDHETFGRVARELWRVTMPGGVVVWVVADEIRGGHTGTSFRQALHFQEIGFRLHDILVMARTGGRWFGVNHYGKVEYAFVLSKGRPRSVHLLRDRPNKHAGKLYQYRARRRDGGQRMSPRFKTVPAMGLKGPVWEYLAGFGGTTRDRYAFEHPALMPEAMATDHIVSWSRPGDLILDPFLGSGTTAKMALLNHRHYLGFEAHRPYYRLAVRRMRDAHAEYRRRLDAWLAGA
- a CDS encoding DNA adenine methylase; the encoded protein is MGRADDPEPSEKTHLQHVLVKWTGGKRRQARRIVEHFPRRIATYQEPFLGGGAVLYELLGSDIQVDRIECGDTCVSLIELWQVVRDDPDGLVRKYAEGWATLRSQGKARYYEVRDRFNRTGDPYLFFFLLRTCRNGLVRFNRDGLFNSGFHGARPGMDPETVEAVLADWWRRLGTRPVRFAVRDYREVSSAPGDLLYLDPPYLNEDGKYYSGMIDFPEFFAWLRGQRGDSLLSLNGFLGDEDRTVDVPNDLYDEHLLLDNGVSPFDRLNGEAALPMTDSLYIRRGRRSPRRVDPRPAALRPPGSASARS
- a CDS encoding tyrosine-type recombinase/integrase translates to MPRTYLMTWVPARRGWMKWHRGKNYSVSCRQLGVEPTKEASYQAANAWWQARESELETRSRPTATPLDPASATIRDIAGRYSIGDLRRLEQQGDAARKVLEILDRASVEGAVPPPGAAATPSSATALARLEAGEGIPAHVISLVLSQGFSGEMAPEYREQRLRRLVEEIGPEPAPPERTVGGQVEAWVRLQRSRHVAGKISASRVDAYERNVAVFRDWIRPGTDIAEVTAPRLRDYHGWLCAQIGSGRFSAAYARSLFGAARNFISRMAELDLIPLPGNIRSRDFTFDDTPKAIPRFTNDEVRRLLEGCDGYSERTRLFLLLMLNCGMYQSDISDLKPSEVDWERGVITRRRSKRRKGGLVVTYQLWPETLELLARFGNRHGERVLLSDDGNPLVKYTAADGDLDRYDLIAQAYRNLRKRVGIDKPLKVFRKTSADILEKHKDYGRFYPFFLAHSPKSLGEKHYVTPSEEIFFEALAWLRSQVITQIQPADRGDSADL